The sequence GGGCAAGGAAGTGAGGAAGTAATTGATGCACTACTCATAGCTCTAAAGGATGAAAATGAAGATGTAAGGCAAGAAGCAGCAGAGAGTTTAGGTAAGATAGGGCAAGGAAGTGAGAAAGTAATTGATGCACTACTCATAGCTCTAAAGGATGAAAATGAATATGTAAGGCGATATGCAGCAAAGAGTTTAGTAAGTTTATATAATAATGACAGCATGGTAGCGAGGGTTATTGCTAAGCAGGCTGTAGATAATGACTTGATTAGTAAGATTATAAGAAACTCTGATTCATTTAAGCTAGCCCTTTTTTGTTATAAGCATAGTTCTAAAGAAGAGTGGCTTAGCAGAATATTAATTAATATGATGTATGAGAAGGTTGGCTTAATCCTTAATAGTAATGGTAGGCTTAAGCTAATATCAGGTAAGGACAAAGAAGAAATACCCATAAACAATCAACAAACAACCTTACTTCTTAGCAAATTAGTGATGCAGAAAGCTGAAATAAGGATGCCTGAGATAGCAGCACTAAAAGCGACGAGCCAGCGAGCCCCTAAAGCCTCCGTAATACTACCCGATAAGCGAAGAGAAATATTTGAAGCAATATATGAAAATAACCAGTCTGTATTAAACAGCTTAATAAGTAATGATACAGATATTAATGCAAGAGATTTGATAGGCGATACGCCGGTTCATTGTGCGATAAGAATCAGCTCGGATAATGAGCTGATTAAAATATTGATTAGGGGAGGAGTTAACTTAAATGCGATTAATAATGAAAGTTATACACCATTTGATTTAGCGGTTAAGTTAGGTAGGATTGATGTAGCAAACTATATAGAAAATAAAATAATATTAGGAAGGATTAGCAAGAAAGGTAACTTTAGCAAGGGAATAAGAAAGGCAATAGCTGACGGGACTTATAGTTTATGTCAGGATAAATATAGTAACTGCGGGGAGAGTTACAGGAAAGCAATAAGTTTGAGCATAGAAGAAGATAATCAGGTAGCACTTTGCTATGTGTTAATCAAAGCTGGAGATTACTTCTTACATCCTGGTAAGGAGGATTATAGATCAGCAAGTTTATGTTATAGCATGGCAAGAGGTATAGCAGAGAGGTATTTCGAAGTTAATGACATATTAAACAAAAGGTTTTTTGATCATAAACAGGAATATTTAGAAACAAAGTACCTAAGGAGTATAGGTAACAATATAAAGCCGGTAATAAGATCCCAAGAGTATAAGCAGAATTTAAAGGAAATAAGAAAAGATTGTAGAAGGAGTTTAGAGCAAAATGTCGATATAAAAAGCATATTGGAAAGGAATACAGCATCTATGATTAAGCTTACTGCTAAAATTATAGAAGATTGTATGAAGTTATTAGGGGCGCCTCCATGTGAATATAGCATTATAGGGCTAGGATCAATGAGTCGTGGAGAGATGGCATTATACTCTGATATTGAGTATGCAATAATTGTGGAGGATAAAAGTTATAATGAATATTTTTACCAGCTCGCTAGGTTATTTGAAATAAAGATAGTTAGTATAGGAGAGACCAGCCCAAATACTGAGGTAGGAAAGGTAGTGGGATCTGAGGTGCTGCTTGATTTTATGAGGAACGGTTATTCCATTGATGCAGTGAATCTTTCTCCTAACTTTGGACTAAATACAAGAGAAAAAGCCAGTAACTTAATTAATACAGTAGAAGGTTTGATTAGCTTACAACATGATATGGATGTTATATTACCCAATGCTTTAAGGACAGTTTGTCTAATTTATGGAAGTAAAAAGTTATTAAACAGTTATGAAGCAGCAGTCAGAAACTTTACACTGAACAAAAGTTTTGGAAAAGAACAGGCAATAGAATTATTGAAAGGAGATCTTGAGCAGTATGCTCCTAAGTATAATGATAGTAATTTAATAGATGACTTTGATGCTAAAAATGATTTTTATAGGTTACCAAGTAATCTTGCTAGATACTTATCTCTATATTACGGGCTTGAAGGAAAGAATAGTTGGGATAGTTTAGAGAAATTAAGAAGAGGAAAATATATAAGTGAATTAGGCTATACACGAATAAAGAGTGTATTAGAGTTTGCTGCGGGCATGCGAATAAAAACACATTTATATTATGAAGAAGAGAAGGAAAGAGTATATCACCAGGGAGATGAGAAGAGTACGAAAATAAAGTATAAATTAAGTCAACAAGAAGAATTAGAACTTGAGATCAAATATAAAGTACTAATTGCAATAGGAGAAGGGATAAAAGAGTTTGTTAATAATAGAAATAGCAGAAATTTTAAATATGAAGAAAGAGGTATTGAGAGAATTAAAGAAAGATCGGTATTGAATAGAATTCTGGAAAGTGAAACATCTGAAGAGATTAATCTAAAGAGAGTAGTGAGCCAAGGAAGAGAAGAAAGTTTATTCATTAAAGGAAAAGAAGATAATTTAGTTAAGAAACTACGTAAGGCAGTTAAGTGCAACAATATTACTGAAGTAGGAAGAGTAGTCCAGGAAGGAGCTGATATCAATTGCAGATTAATGGAAGATGGAAGGACTGCTTTACATATTACTTCTATTAACGGGAATATGGAGATAATAAAATTTTTAACAGAAAATAAAGCACAAGTAAACATACAAGACATAAAAGGAAGAACGCCATTACACCTAGCAGCAAAATATAACCAAGTTGAAGTAGTGAAGTTACTTTTAGAGAGAGGTGCGAATAAAGAGGTAAGGGATAATAGCGATAAAGTAGCAAAGGACTATGCACCCTCATCCTCACACCAACTAAAGCTACTATTAGAATTTCAAGGGAAGGAAAGAACAAAATAACCATTTTTATCTAGAAATAACTATATTAAGAGGAAGAAATGAGAAGAAGAGAAGAAGAACATAAAGCAAGTAGAAATACCCAAGTTCAGCAGGAAAGCACTGTAACTAAGACTAAGAAAGAGATTGAAGAAATAAGGAAACAAAGAGAAGTAATAAGAATAGTTAGTAAGATATGGAGTAACAACCGATTAAATGCTGAAGAAAGTGATTTGATAATTGAAGAATTCGCCAAGCGGAA comes from Candidatus Jidaibacter acanthamoeba and encodes:
- a CDS encoding ankyrin repeat domain-containing protein, whose protein sequence is GQGSEEVIDALLIALKDENEDVRQEAAESLGKIGQGSEKVIDALLIALKDENEYVRRYAAKSLVSLYNNDSMVARVIAKQAVDNDLISKIIRNSDSFKLALFCYKHSSKEEWLSRILINMMYEKVGLILNSNGRLKLISGKDKEEIPINNQQTTLLLSKLVMQKAEIRMPEIAALKATSQRAPKASVILPDKRREIFEAIYENNQSVLNSLISNDTDINARDLIGDTPVHCAIRISSDNELIKILIRGGVNLNAINNESYTPFDLAVKLGRIDVANYIENKIILGRISKKGNFSKGIRKAIADGTYSLCQDKYSNCGESYRKAISLSIEEDNQVALCYVLIKAGDYFLHPGKEDYRSASLCYSMARGIAERYFEVNDILNKRFFDHKQEYLETKYLRSIGNNIKPVIRSQEYKQNLKEIRKDCRRSLEQNVDIKSILERNTASMIKLTAKIIEDCMKLLGAPPCEYSIIGLGSMSRGEMALYSDIEYAIIVEDKSYNEYFYQLARLFEIKIVSIGETSPNTEVGKVVGSEVLLDFMRNGYSIDAVNLSPNFGLNTREKASNLINTVEGLISLQHDMDVILPNALRTVCLIYGSKKLLNSYEAAVRNFTLNKSFGKEQAIELLKGDLEQYAPKYNDSNLIDDFDAKNDFYRLPSNLARYLSLYYGLEGKNSWDSLEKLRRGKYISELGYTRIKSVLEFAAGMRIKTHLYYEEEKERVYHQGDEKSTKIKYKLSQQEELELEIKYKVLIAIGEGIKEFVNNRNSRNFKYEERGIERIKERSVLNRILESETSEEINLKRVVSQGREESLFIKGKEDNLVKKLRKAVKCNNITEVGRVVQEGADINCRLMEDGRTALHITSINGNMEIIKFLTENKAQVNIQDIKGRTPLHLAAKYNQVEVVKLLLERGANKEVRDNSDKVAKDYAPSSSHQLKLLLEFQGKERTK